In Kineococcus sp. NBC_00420, a single genomic region encodes these proteins:
- the fliD gene encoding flagellar filament capping protein FliD — protein MTSVSSSSSAVDGLISGLDTSSIITKLLSVDAAPQTQLKNNVSTAQTKINAYQSVNARMAALQTAAAALTQASTWTAASATTSDTNATATAASSALPGALSFSVNGLASGKSILSGTFDPASADIRGALSIPLDVVASDGTVLGTVNPTSGSLSDVTSAINKVAGLGLSAVAVRVSDGNYRLQISSTSTGRTKGDFDLVPLVKNSDGTLSVRNPDGTTTPNPAVGQKVDGYTPPAGTTSVTGYEPLTKPQDAEISISTLNGTGFVVTSATNTFTDLMPGVAVTVAKVTAANGAPTKVSVGTDASAVVKSVNTLVTAANAALAEIAKQSAAGVVGASGTSTGAGVLNGDSSLRAMKSRIISAVTGALGGSASAAQYGLQSTSDGQLKFDSAVFSTAYAANPQATQQALAPTSVDSTSSAQGVVERLSSVALAATDKYTGSLTSAIKGQTSTIGDLTKRISDWDSRLEAKKAYYQKYYSQLEIALQKSQSQGSWLSGQLASMNSSNG, from the coding sequence ATGACCTCAGTGTCATCGTCCTCCTCCGCCGTCGACGGGCTGATCAGCGGACTCGACACCAGCAGCATCATCACCAAACTGCTCAGTGTGGATGCTGCCCCGCAGACCCAGCTGAAGAACAACGTCTCGACGGCGCAGACGAAGATCAACGCCTACCAGTCCGTCAACGCCCGGATGGCGGCCCTCCAGACTGCCGCCGCCGCACTGACCCAGGCCTCGACGTGGACCGCTGCGTCGGCCACGACGTCGGACACCAACGCCACGGCCACCGCAGCGAGCTCGGCCCTCCCGGGTGCGCTTTCCTTCTCGGTGAACGGACTCGCTTCGGGCAAGTCCATCCTCAGTGGGACGTTCGACCCGGCCAGCGCGGACATTCGCGGTGCCCTGAGCATCCCGCTCGACGTCGTGGCCTCCGACGGGACCGTCCTCGGAACGGTCAACCCCACGTCCGGGTCGCTCAGTGACGTCACGTCCGCCATCAACAAGGTGGCCGGCCTCGGTCTGAGCGCAGTAGCCGTTCGCGTCAGCGACGGCAACTACCGCCTGCAGATCAGCAGCACCAGCACGGGGCGGACGAAGGGTGACTTCGACCTCGTCCCGCTGGTGAAGAACTCGGACGGCACCTTGTCGGTCCGCAACCCCGACGGCACCACCACCCCGAACCCGGCGGTGGGTCAGAAGGTTGACGGGTACACGCCGCCAGCAGGGACGACCTCCGTCACAGGTTACGAGCCCCTGACCAAACCCCAGGACGCCGAGATCTCCATCTCGACTCTCAACGGGACTGGTTTCGTCGTGACGTCGGCGACAAACACCTTCACCGACCTGATGCCGGGGGTCGCGGTCACCGTGGCCAAGGTGACGGCCGCGAACGGCGCCCCGACCAAGGTCAGCGTCGGAACGGACGCCTCCGCCGTCGTGAAGTCCGTGAATACTCTCGTCACGGCGGCCAACGCCGCCCTGGCGGAGATCGCCAAGCAGTCCGCTGCCGGCGTGGTCGGCGCGAGCGGGACGTCGACGGGAGCCGGGGTCCTGAACGGGGATTCCTCGCTCCGTGCCATGAAGTCGCGCATCATCAGCGCGGTGACGGGCGCGCTCGGTGGCTCGGCGTCCGCGGCCCAGTACGGCCTGCAGTCCACCTCGGACGGTCAGCTCAAGTTCGACAGTGCGGTGTTCTCGACGGCGTACGCGGCCAACCCGCAGGCGACGCAGCAGGCCCTCGCGCCCACCAGTGTGGACAGCACGAGCTCTGCGCAGGGTGTGGTGGAGCGGCTGTCCAGCGTCGCCCTGGCGGCGACGGACAAGTACACCGGTTCCCTGACGTCGGCCATCAAGGGGCAGACGTCGACGATCGGTGACCTCACGAAGCGGATCTCGGACTGGGACTCCCGCCTCGAAGCCAAGAAGGCGTACTACCAGAAGTACTACTCCCAGCTCGAGATCGCTCTGCAGAAGTCGCAGAGCCAGGGGAGTTGGCTCTCGGGTCAGTTGGCGAGCATGAACTCGAGCAACGGCTGA
- a CDS encoding flagellin N-terminal helical domain-containing protein has translation MKCQATDGRHEPRQTPHHGGIVTMGLRINSNIAALSSYNNLNKTDKAVSSSLEKLSSGFRINKAADDAAGLVVSEGLKSQIGGLTVAARNAQDGVNVAQTADGALSTSTDILQRMRDLAVQAANSGSQDSTAQKAANKEFSALSSELDRISKTTAFGGQQLLSGSYNGVFQVGANNSAAGDDRINIDLSSSSALFGGTTAVAPVKAENKYTISGAVAGDVLNIAASGTAPSINVTTTGTTAASTAADMNANTTFAANYSASVDTAGQLTITALKGQTGQSVTLTKGSGTGTAPAAYTGGSPAYAAPTAVTGVVGTGVRGFDSAGLGLTGIDLLSGADAQQAIDAVSNALAGVSGARASIGAVQNRFEKTIDNLNTAIQNITASNSAIRDTDMAAEMTKFTKNQVLSQAGTSMLAQANSSTQNILTLLRG, from the coding sequence ATGAAGTGTCAGGCCACGGACGGCCGACACGAACCACGTCAGACCCCACATCACGGAGGAATCGTCACCATGGGTCTTCGCATCAACTCCAACATCGCGGCGCTCTCGTCTTACAACAACCTGAACAAGACGGACAAGGCTGTCAGCTCGTCGCTGGAGAAGCTGTCCTCGGGCTTCCGCATCAACAAGGCTGCGGACGACGCGGCCGGCCTGGTCGTCTCCGAGGGCCTGAAGTCGCAGATCGGTGGCCTCACCGTCGCCGCCCGCAACGCCCAGGACGGCGTCAACGTCGCCCAGACCGCTGACGGTGCCCTCAGCACCAGCACCGACATCCTGCAGCGCATGCGTGACCTGGCTGTCCAGGCCGCCAACTCCGGTTCCCAGGACTCGACCGCGCAGAAGGCCGCCAACAAGGAATTCTCCGCTCTCTCCAGCGAGCTCGACCGCATCTCCAAGACCACGGCGTTCGGCGGCCAGCAGCTCCTGAGCGGCAGCTACAACGGTGTCTTCCAGGTCGGCGCGAACAACAGCGCTGCTGGCGACGACCGCATCAACATCGACCTGTCGTCTTCTTCTGCCCTGTTCGGGGGGACCACCGCTGTTGCTCCGGTGAAGGCGGAGAACAAGTACACGATCTCCGGCGCAGTCGCGGGTGACGTTCTCAACATCGCCGCCTCCGGAACTGCTCCCAGCATCAACGTCACCACGACCGGCACCACTGCCGCGTCGACGGCCGCTGACATGAACGCGAACACGACCTTCGCTGCGAACTACTCGGCTTCGGTGGACACTGCTGGGCAGTTGACGATCACTGCACTCAAGGGTCAGACCGGCCAGTCGGTCACTCTCACCAAGGGATCGGGTACGGGTACGGCGCCCGCAGCTTACACCGGTGGTAGCCCGGCATACGCAGCTCCCACTGCCGTGACGGGTGTTGTTGGGACGGGTGTCCGCGGTTTCGACTCCGCTGGTCTCGGCCTGACCGGTATCGACCTCCTCAGCGGGGCCGACGCTCAGCAGGCCATCGACGCGGTCTCCAACGCGCTGGCCGGCGTGTCGGGTGCTCGTGCGTCGATCGGTGCGGTCCAGAACCGCTTCGAGAAGACGATCGACAACCTGAACACGGCGATCCAGAACATCACCGCCTCCAACTCGGCCATCCGCGACACCGACATGGCGGCCGAGATGACCAAGTTCACCAAGAACCAGGTCCTCTCTCAGGCCGGTACGAGCATGCTCGCGCAGGCCAACTCCTCGACCCAGAACATCCTCACGCTGCTGCGTGGCTGA
- the flgN gene encoding flagellar export chaperone FlgN codes for MGLAEVSGILWKERELLELLLFKLEEEQLVLASGRTRWLAHATREVEFVMEQIRSTELLRAVEVDAIAAELGLEPGPSLGTIADSAPDPWGELFRGHRDAFLTLTAEIQDLADANRDLLNAGSRALRETLLGLDQPLDTYTAQGKNTVASTGGSRAHFVDEAL; via the coding sequence ATGGGACTGGCAGAGGTCTCCGGCATCCTCTGGAAGGAGCGGGAGCTGCTGGAGCTGCTCCTGTTCAAGCTGGAGGAGGAGCAGCTCGTGCTGGCCAGCGGTCGGACGCGCTGGTTGGCGCACGCGACCCGTGAGGTCGAGTTCGTGATGGAGCAGATCCGTTCCACCGAGCTCCTGCGGGCCGTCGAGGTCGACGCCATCGCCGCCGAGCTGGGCCTCGAGCCCGGCCCGAGCCTCGGCACCATCGCCGACTCCGCACCCGACCCGTGGGGCGAGCTCTTCCGTGGTCACCGCGACGCGTTCCTGACGCTGACCGCGGAGATCCAGGATCTCGCCGACGCGAACCGGGACCTGCTGAACGCCGGCTCCCGCGCCCTGCGCGAGACCCTCCTCGGGCTGGACCAGCCCCTCGACACCTACACCGCGCAGGGCAAGAACACGGTCGCGTCGACCGGTGGCTCCCGCGCCCACTTCGTCGACGAAGCACTCTGA
- a CDS encoding sigma-70 family RNA polymerase sigma factor gives MTADTAFATRELPMVELSAAERHALVEKNLPLVGYITSEFIGRLPSHVSRDDLTSAGLMALFQASKAYDPSTGVPFNRYANTRIRGAILDDLRGADWASRGVRSRQRKLSQTEDKLTTELGRTPKNAELAASLGVSEKELAETRDEAQRSMVLSMQGFTADGASLDDHLPTHTPGPEQELLHRERLGYLRSAILVLPERLKHVIEGYFIQERPMAELAEELEVSESRISQMRAEALVLLRDGMNTHLSPEMVAKVGGSGASVKRKESYYAAVGTQSDFRSRLALSSFGSYAAPVARTA, from the coding sequence GTGACCGCAGACACCGCCTTCGCCACCCGGGAGCTCCCCATGGTCGAGCTTTCTGCCGCTGAGCGCCACGCGCTCGTGGAGAAGAACCTGCCGCTCGTCGGCTACATCACCTCTGAGTTCATCGGTCGTCTGCCGTCGCACGTGAGCCGGGACGACCTCACCTCGGCCGGCCTCATGGCGCTGTTCCAGGCGTCGAAGGCCTACGACCCGAGCACCGGGGTCCCGTTCAACCGTTACGCCAACACCCGCATCCGCGGCGCCATCCTCGACGACCTCCGCGGGGCCGACTGGGCCTCCCGCGGGGTTCGCAGCCGGCAGCGCAAGCTGAGCCAGACCGAGGACAAGCTGACGACGGAGCTGGGTCGCACCCCGAAGAACGCCGAGCTGGCTGCCTCTCTCGGGGTCTCCGAGAAGGAGCTCGCGGAGACCCGCGACGAGGCGCAGCGCTCGATGGTGCTGTCGATGCAGGGCTTCACCGCCGACGGCGCCTCCCTCGACGACCACCTCCCGACCCACACGCCCGGCCCGGAGCAGGAGCTGCTGCACCGCGAGCGCCTCGGCTACCTGCGCTCGGCGATCCTCGTCCTGCCCGAGCGCCTCAAGCACGTCATCGAGGGCTACTTCATCCAGGAGCGGCCGATGGCCGAGCTGGCCGAGGAGCTGGAGGTCTCGGAGTCGCGCATCTCGCAGATGCGCGCCGAGGCGCTCGTGCTGTTGCGCGACGGGATGAACACCCACCTCTCGCCCGAGATGGTGGCCAAGGTCGGCGGGTCCGGCGCTTCAGTGAAGCGCAAGGAGTCCTACTACGCCGCGGTCGGGACGCAGAGCGACTTCCGGAGCCGGCTTGCGCTCAGCAGCTTCGGGTCCTACGCGGCGCCGGTGGCGCGCACGGCCTGA
- a CDS encoding fibronectin type III domain-containing protein, producing the protein MLNRRLTRAAAAVAAASILSVWSPQIGYELGLSSSNRAQAAPAVAPTGLKLDVGDTRLFPYWTANTDAGVVGYKVTYVWLGVVGVLLGGSKTVSVPAPATSTTLTGLTNGTSYSVQVTAVYSDGSESSASTQLSATPNAPGAPLQPTNLATTVADTAVPLTWSLPTDPNRKRVDVYRNGAFLASMANAGTQAWTDTTVTNGRTYSYQVVAVNTALNPLSRSDYSASATGSPFDLTPPVVPVGLTAAPTDKRINLSWTANGDSDFDHYLLNGASLSDVSVTGNSYSVSGLTNGTNYTFTLSAVDKVGNKSGTTSVTAKPVDNVAPDVPTGLVVQASDSTLNLTWNASAATDTSTYRIYVNGALRTTVPAGTTSTALTGLTNGIAYQVQVTAADAVPNESPKSTSVYGTPVDLTAPSAPTGFVGTAGDGQATFTWNGSPEADVNRYVVRRSGSTTTLAAVGKNVTTATVTGLVNGTPGSFVVVAIDNAGNESTASNVATVTPRDMTPPAAPVNLTGTAEDTSVTLSWNANSESDFDHYVVRNGSGATVATVTKGTQTVRIGNLANDTAASFTVVAVDTVGNVSASSNAVSLTPKDTTAPSAPTNVVATAGDGRATLTWTRSPEADVARYLVKNSAGTTVATVTGGATSTTITGLTNDTAYTYTVVAVDTSGNTSTESGPVSVTPKDTTAPSAPSNATGTAGDRTATVSWTRSPETDVDRYLVRDSSGATVATVGATGSTATVTGLTNGTSYVFTVVAVDRAGNVSPASATVPLTPKDTTPPPAPSAAGSTAGNSTVTVTWTGSTDPDVDHYEVLDPSGTTRATAPAGSSSATVSGLTNGTAYTFSVVAVDAAGNRSNASTAPAATPRAPLAAPGSVSASAGDAQVTVSWTPVVDTRLDHYSVCSTGGSCVSVPAGTTSWTATGLTNGSAYSYVVYSVDGAGVTSAPSGTVTATPQVALPATPQNLTGSAGNTTVTLAWNPVAGVAGYDVLVNGAPVQRVTTATATVTGLTNGTAYTFSVRAVAASGTTGAASSSIALTPSAPSAPSGPISNGTTTPTAGAGAASGTASSRNGRYTIFGSSAQLEPTDTNTSYELYVKDSVAGTVTRLDPAAAGTDLNNSQVVMSDDGRYAVVTTSVSKVPADTNGMLDVYRLDRQTGSWQLVSVPTGGGVTTTAGTEVVTGNRVYSTAPSLAVTADGNQVFFFSSRADLVPGDTNGARDLFRKDLSTGVVTRVDVDPNGNQIAGGTIGAALKVTPDGRYALFVTSLQNTPVLWRKDLQTGALAVAAGAGTWNSINYTARVDQGSNDVSLSEDGRFVGFSSNDSSLTANAGEYLAYRQDMTTRQVVRAGLVGQKVTWEHGVQLDPTGRYAFFSTTANYGADTDQHTDWYRRDLGSSDTTAVMVTAQSTGAPAARRMMGDVMPAEFGSLTILSGESVLVVTTQALIAADTNGKPDLYAKTISTGEVGSAA; encoded by the coding sequence ATGCTGAACCGCCGTCTCACCCGCGCCGCGGCCGCCGTCGCCGCCGCGTCGATCCTCAGCGTGTGGTCGCCGCAGATCGGTTACGAACTGGGCCTGTCCTCCAGCAACCGCGCCCAGGCCGCCCCGGCGGTCGCACCGACCGGGCTGAAGCTCGACGTGGGCGACACCCGGCTCTTCCCGTACTGGACGGCGAACACCGACGCCGGTGTCGTCGGCTACAAGGTCACCTACGTCTGGCTGGGTGTCGTCGGCGTCCTGCTCGGCGGGTCCAAGACGGTGTCCGTGCCGGCCCCGGCGACGTCGACGACGCTCACCGGTCTGACCAACGGGACGTCGTACTCCGTGCAGGTCACCGCCGTGTACTCCGACGGGTCGGAGTCCAGCGCGTCGACGCAGCTCAGCGCTACCCCCAACGCCCCGGGTGCTCCGCTGCAGCCGACCAACCTGGCTACCACCGTCGCCGACACCGCGGTACCCCTCACGTGGAGCCTGCCGACTGATCCCAACCGCAAGCGCGTCGACGTCTACCGCAACGGCGCCTTCCTCGCGTCGATGGCGAACGCAGGCACACAGGCCTGGACCGACACCACGGTCACCAACGGGCGGACGTACAGCTACCAGGTCGTCGCGGTCAACACGGCCCTGAACCCGCTGAGCCGCTCGGACTACTCCGCGTCCGCCACGGGTTCCCCGTTCGACCTCACGCCCCCGGTGGTCCCCGTGGGGCTGACCGCGGCACCCACCGACAAGCGGATCAACCTGTCGTGGACGGCGAACGGTGACAGCGACTTCGACCACTACCTGCTCAACGGCGCCTCACTGAGCGACGTCTCGGTGACCGGGAACTCCTACTCCGTCAGCGGCCTCACCAACGGCACGAACTACACGTTCACCCTGTCGGCCGTGGACAAGGTCGGGAACAAGTCGGGAACGACGTCGGTCACGGCCAAGCCCGTCGACAACGTCGCACCGGACGTCCCGACAGGGCTCGTGGTCCAGGCATCGGACTCGACGCTGAACCTCACCTGGAACGCCTCCGCGGCGACCGACACCAGCACCTACCGCATCTACGTCAACGGGGCCCTGCGCACGACCGTCCCCGCCGGTACCACCAGCACCGCCCTGACGGGGCTGACCAACGGGATCGCCTACCAGGTCCAGGTCACGGCCGCCGACGCCGTTCCGAACGAGTCGCCGAAGAGCACCTCCGTGTACGGGACGCCGGTCGACCTCACGGCTCCCTCGGCCCCGACGGGTTTCGTGGGCACGGCCGGGGACGGGCAGGCGACGTTCACCTGGAACGGCAGTCCCGAGGCTGACGTCAACCGCTACGTCGTCCGTCGCAGCGGATCGACGACGACCCTCGCGGCCGTCGGCAAGAACGTCACCACCGCGACCGTGACCGGACTCGTGAACGGGACGCCCGGGTCGTTCGTCGTCGTCGCCATCGACAACGCGGGCAACGAGTCCACCGCGAGCAACGTCGCCACGGTCACACCGCGCGACATGACCCCGCCCGCTGCCCCGGTAAACCTGACGGGCACCGCCGAGGACACCTCCGTGACGCTCTCGTGGAACGCCAACAGCGAGAGCGACTTCGACCACTACGTGGTCCGCAACGGATCGGGAGCCACCGTCGCGACGGTCACCAAGGGCACCCAGACCGTGCGGATCGGCAACCTGGCCAACGACACGGCGGCCTCCTTCACCGTCGTCGCCGTCGACACCGTGGGGAACGTCTCGGCCTCCAGCAACGCGGTGTCCCTGACTCCCAAGGACACCACCGCTCCGTCGGCGCCGACGAACGTCGTGGCGACCGCCGGTGACGGACGCGCGACGTTGACCTGGACGCGGAGCCCCGAGGCGGACGTCGCCAGGTACCTCGTCAAGAACTCGGCCGGCACCACCGTCGCCACCGTCACGGGCGGCGCCACCTCGACGACGATCACCGGCCTGACGAACGACACGGCCTACACCTACACGGTCGTCGCCGTGGACACCTCCGGCAACACCTCGACCGAGTCCGGTCCGGTCAGCGTCACCCCGAAGGACACCACCGCACCCTCGGCGCCTTCCAACGCGACGGGCACCGCGGGTGACCGCACCGCCACCGTCTCCTGGACGCGCAGCCCGGAGACGGACGTCGACCGCTACCTGGTCCGCGACTCCTCGGGTGCGACCGTCGCCACCGTCGGCGCCACCGGGTCCACGGCGACCGTCACCGGGCTGACGAACGGCACGAGCTACGTCTTCACCGTCGTCGCGGTCGACCGCGCCGGGAACGTCTCGCCCGCCAGCGCCACCGTGCCCCTGACGCCGAAGGACACCACCCCGCCGCCTGCGCCGTCCGCGGCGGGCAGCACCGCGGGGAACTCCACCGTCACCGTGACGTGGACCGGATCCACCGACCCGGACGTGGACCACTACGAGGTCCTCGACCCGTCGGGGACCACCCGCGCCACGGCGCCGGCCGGGAGCTCCTCGGCGACCGTCAGCGGCCTCACCAACGGCACGGCCTACACCTTCTCGGTCGTCGCCGTCGACGCCGCAGGCAACCGCTCGAACGCGAGCACCGCACCGGCAGCCACCCCCCGGGCGCCGCTGGCCGCCCCTGGGTCCGTCTCGGCGTCGGCCGGCGACGCCCAGGTGACGGTGTCGTGGACCCCGGTCGTCGACACCCGCCTGGACCACTACTCGGTGTGCTCGACCGGAGGGTCCTGCGTCTCCGTCCCCGCGGGCACGACCAGCTGGACCGCCACCGGTCTGACGAACGGTTCCGCCTACAGCTACGTGGTCTACAGCGTGGACGGTGCGGGCGTGACGTCGGCTCCGAGCGGAACGGTGACGGCGACACCGCAGGTCGCCCTGCCGGCGACCCCGCAGAACCTCACGGGGTCGGCGGGCAACACCACGGTGACGCTCGCCTGGAACCCCGTCGCCGGGGTCGCCGGGTACGACGTCCTGGTGAACGGCGCTCCGGTGCAGCGGGTCACGACAGCGACGGCGACGGTCACGGGCCTGACCAACGGCACCGCGTACACCTTCTCGGTCCGGGCCGTCGCGGCATCGGGCACCACCGGGGCCGCCTCGTCGTCGATCGCGCTGACGCCGTCCGCCCCGTCGGCCCCGTCCGGTCCGATCTCGAACGGCACGACCACACCGACCGCCGGTGCCGGTGCCGCGTCGGGCACGGCCTCCTCGCGGAACGGGCGGTACACGATCTTCGGATCGTCGGCCCAACTGGAACCCACCGACACCAACACCAGCTACGAGCTCTACGTCAAGGACAGCGTCGCCGGCACGGTGACGCGTCTGGACCCCGCTGCTGCCGGGACGGACCTGAACAACAGTCAGGTGGTGATGAGCGACGACGGACGCTACGCCGTCGTGACCACCTCGGTCTCCAAGGTTCCCGCTGACACCAACGGAATGCTCGACGTCTACCGGCTCGACCGGCAGACCGGGTCGTGGCAGCTCGTCAGCGTTCCCACCGGGGGAGGGGTGACCACGACCGCCGGGACCGAGGTCGTCACGGGGAACCGCGTCTACTCCACGGCGCCCTCGCTGGCCGTGACGGCCGACGGGAACCAGGTCTTCTTCTTCTCTTCGCGGGCCGACCTCGTCCCGGGGGACACCAACGGGGCCCGGGACCTCTTCCGCAAGGACCTCAGCACGGGAGTGGTCACCCGGGTCGACGTCGATCCGAACGGCAACCAGATCGCCGGCGGGACCATCGGCGCCGCCTTGAAGGTGACCCCGGACGGCCGGTACGCCCTGTTCGTGACCAGTCTGCAGAACACCCCCGTCCTGTGGCGCAAGGACCTGCAGACCGGAGCGCTCGCCGTGGCCGCCGGGGCCGGTACCTGGAACTCGATCAACTACACCGCACGGGTCGACCAGGGCTCGAACGACGTCTCGCTCAGCGAGGACGGGCGGTTCGTGGGGTTCAGCTCCAACGACAGCAGCCTGACGGCCAACGCGGGTGAGTACCTCGCCTACCGGCAGGACATGACGACCCGACAGGTCGTGCGCGCCGGTCTCGTCGGCCAGAAGGTGACGTGGGAGCACGGTGTCCAGCTCGACCCGACCGGTCGCTACGCCTTCTTCTCGACCACGGCCAACTACGGGGCGGACACCGACCAGCACACGGACTGGTACCGCCGCGACCTCGGCTCGAGCGACACCACGGCGGTCATGGTGACGGCGCAGTCCACCGGGGCTCCGGCGGCCCGGCGCATGATGGGTGACGTCATGCCCGCGGAGTTCGGGTCCCTGACCATCCTGTCCGGCGAATCGGTCCTCGTCGTGACCACCCAGGCCCTCATCGCGGCCGACACCAACGGCAAGCCTGACCTGTACGCCAAGACGATCAGCACCGGCGAGGTGGGTTCGGCCGCCTGA
- the fliS gene encoding flagellar export chaperone FliS — MTQTTFGARSANRYLRDSLATASPAALLVMLYDRLVLDLQRAENAQLEGDRETAHTNLMHAQEIVDELRTSLDVEAWDGGPNLMALYTWLSQELIAANLSGDATRTAACRTVTVEPLAEAWREAALEHLSGGSAAGHGVA, encoded by the coding sequence ATGACTCAGACGACGTTCGGCGCGCGCAGCGCCAACCGCTACCTCAGGGACAGCCTCGCCACCGCGAGTCCGGCGGCTCTGCTCGTCATGTTGTACGACCGTCTCGTCCTGGACCTGCAACGGGCGGAGAACGCCCAACTCGAGGGTGACCGCGAGACGGCGCACACCAACCTGATGCACGCCCAGGAGATCGTCGACGAACTCCGCACCAGCCTCGACGTCGAGGCGTGGGATGGTGGGCCCAACCTCATGGCGCTGTACACCTGGCTGTCCCAGGAGCTCATCGCCGCGAACCTCAGTGGTGACGCGACGAGAACCGCCGCCTGCCGGACGGTCACCGTGGAGCCCCTGGCGGAGGCGTGGCGTGAGGCGGCCCTCGAGCACCTCAGCGGTGGTTCGGCCGCCGGCCACGGGGTCGCATGA
- a CDS encoding Uma2 family endonuclease, whose translation MSVSIGTSLPLHLEDLPQGDGGPRIELVDGGLLVTPMAGPGHQYTVGRLQTCLSATAPAGWVVLPGANVARRGAQDRLLIPDVLVVEASVLTENSPYIDPSDVLLVVEVEAPSTKSTDRLLKRELYAQWRIPHYWLVAVDERRITKLALTPERRYDEAVAEDSWVTSVDTTSVWPDRSA comes from the coding sequence GTGAGCGTGTCGATCGGGACGTCACTGCCGCTGCACCTGGAGGACCTGCCGCAGGGCGACGGTGGGCCCCGCATCGAGCTCGTGGACGGGGGACTGCTCGTGACGCCGATGGCCGGTCCGGGGCACCAGTACACGGTCGGGAGACTGCAGACCTGTCTCAGCGCCACGGCTCCTGCGGGGTGGGTGGTCCTTCCCGGCGCCAACGTCGCGCGCCGTGGTGCACAGGACCGGCTTCTCATCCCCGACGTCCTCGTGGTGGAGGCGAGCGTGCTCACTGAGAACAGCCCCTACATCGATCCGTCCGACGTCCTGCTGGTCGTCGAGGTGGAGGCCCCTTCCACGAAGTCCACCGACCGCCTGCTCAAGCGAGAGCTGTACGCGCAGTGGCGCATCCCGCACTACTGGCTCGTCGCCGTCGACGAGCGGCGGATCACCAAGCTGGCCCTCACCCCTGAACGCCGCTACGACGAAGCCGTGGCCGAGGACTCGTGGGTGACCTCCGTCGACACGACGTCGGTCTGGCCGGACCGTTCAGCCTGA